The sequence TTTGCTATTTTATTTCTCAAATTGCATTGATAAAGCCTGACGTTTATCGGGATTGCCTTGATTTTCTTTCCTAGGTGGCCCCTGAAACATAGAGCATAAATGGAATCAGGACAAGAAACTGTTCGAGTCATGGAGAGATGGTTTCACTGGGTAAAACAGTATATTAACATCATTCTACATAAGTGTGCCTTTGTGTAGTAGTAATCCTTTCTCAGTTTTGTGTAAATTGCGGAAAAGTGTAGGTATCCCCTCATAGATGCCAATATGAAGGAACTCACAATGACTGGGTTCATGTCAAATAGAGGACGCCTAGTAAGATCTTACCCTTACTTCATGTTACTTTAGAAAGAAGTAACCGAATTGCAGGGAGATATTATTCAATATCTTAGTGTGTATATATGGTGTTCTGTAGATAGTCCTTTCTTGTTAGAGATATGGGGCTCGACTGGCGAATGGGGGCCGAATGGTTCAAAACATGCCTTCTGGATTATGATCCTTGTTCCAATTACGGAAACTGACCTATGGAGCTGGTAGGACAATTTTTCTGGTTATTTGAAACCCCAATAATGGTTGTATAACATCAATCAAGACCAATTAACACATTTTTTTCCCTTTGTTTGCCTTTAGGAGTTGGAAATGACCCCCGAGAAGATCGATATTTCAGCATCCCTAAGCAGGTAGCAGAATGGCATCAGGTTTAAGATTAAAAATTACATGTAGCAAATATTCAGCACTGCATAAAAGCTAATGCAAATTCTTTCATCCTGAAGGGGAGTATGTTTCTACTGGTTGCCTCAACTAAGAAGACTGCCAAAAGTAAAAAGAAACTTTCCTGGGAGTATAGATTACATTAAGCTAGTTGTATCCTATATTCTAGTTAGATAGTTTCAATTTCCTCGTAGTGTAATTACGGAAGGATCTTAGTTTTGGTTCTCTGCTTACATTGTAAATTCATAATCCTCAGGTCCTCCTGTATTTTGCATGTTCACTTAGTGGTATGTCACATTACTGCATTACCAATCATGGTCATCAAGACAGTACATAGTACTATCATCAAAAAAAGACGGTACATAGTAGTATGGGGAAGACCTCATGTCATGTTTCTTTGTTAAGCATTCACATACTCAAGAATGTACAACATATTCAAGAATGTGCACCACCATGGTATTGGCTATTGATATGGGAAAGTCAAAGCCAAAAAACAAACCTTTAAAAAGAAAAAAAGTATCCTTGCAATTTCTCATAGAAACAATCTGTATTACAAAACCATCAATCAATTGGTTTGACAAATATTTATCAGCCTAACCAAATGCCTATCACAAAGATAGTGCAATGCGTCTGTAAACAGCTTGGAAAGTTTGCCCCCCATTTCTTGCAACCTTCTGTCCTTCCTCAGTAGCACTAGTTAGAAGCTTGACAGCAGGGTCCACTTGAAGCTCTTCCTTGGTCAGAGCTTCAAACATTGGATGATCCTCTAAACAATTCTTCATCCATTCTCCAAGTTCTTCCACATCGGTGATGGTATATATAATCCCGCCAACACCAAGAACATAAGCATACTCATCTAGCAAGTGTGGACTAATAACCCTTCTCCGATGGTTCTTTTCTTTGAAACGAGGATCAGGAAACAAGAAAAACATCTTCGTAAGCTGACCTTTCTCAAAATAATTTGGAATGTACTTCATCGAATTCGTACGAACTACCGATATATTCTGATAATCGCCATTGTTATTGGTTGCTCGTAAAGCTATGATCCTTTCCTTGACATACTCTGTCACTTTGTCTCTGATTTCCATACCGATCATCAGCGTCTCGGGGAAAATTGTCGAAAGACCGATTAAAAGCCCTCCAAAGCCACACCCAATATCTGCAAACTGAATCTTTTTCTTGCCATCAGCGTGACCAGGTGACAGAAAGATTTGCGGGTAATAACTGGAGAGCTCAAAATGTGAAGGAGAGATTGGCACGGGGAAGTGTGCATCACTTAATGGATTGCTATGTGCTCTAGCTCTGTAGAAACGTTTTCGAGGCAGACCAGTAGACTTGCTATGAGTCGAGATTTTCTCGTTTTGCAACATTTTTCTTTCTTCTCCAAGCTGCAGCATGGTACAATTAATAAGTCACGATTCATGGCCCAAAAGGGACCATATATTTAAACGATCTAAACAGTTGCATTCCCATTTTATACACTACGATATCATTCTAAACTTTCAATCATTACAAACACAGGCCGAAACACGAAATCAAGCTCACATAAACAAATAATCCCAAATCATTGTAatttagaaaaagaaaaaaagattaCAAGCAAAAAGACGAACCTTGAGGAATATTACTTGGGAGACCAATCAATCAAGCAAGAGCTGTAAGTAAAGGAGGCTCCTTTGCTCAACGGAATTGCAAAATTCAAACTGCTGATTTTAGGGTTTATCACGGGGAAATTCTAATTTTGGGACATCCTAAGTAACTTAAACCATAATGGGCCCCTTCAGATGGATTGTGATGGGCTTCTAGATTAAGGCCTCTATTAGTTCTGAAAATTGGTTGTATCAATTTTTTTGATACATCAGCATAGTTAGgataaaaaaaaatagaagagGATTAACTCTTCATAAAGCTAACACCAGCCATATCGGCTATTATGATGGACCAAGCCTATCGGTGGAGGCTCCCAATATGTGAATTTCGATCGGTTTGAACTACCCTTCTTAGCCATTAAATCAGCAAGCTGATTCCCTTTGCGGAGAGTATGTTGCAATGATACTTGCCAATCACGATTGAGAAGCGATTTGATGTCATAAACTACTGTAGCACATAAGTGACATTGCCAAACCTGAAGCTTCAAAACGTGGAGAGCATCTTTTGAATCTGTGTACACAGTCAAGTGTACCAATGAATCCTAATTTAAATCCCAAGCTAACCTCAGACCATGGAAAAGAGCTAACAATTCGCTCATAAGATTAGTTTGAGCACCAATGAATCCTGATAATCCATGAAGCCATAAACCAGAAGACGAGCGAAAGGCTCCACCTACACCAGAGGGACCCATATTTCTCAAAGAACTGCCATAAACGTTAAAACAAACTGAATCATCGTTAGGAGCGATACAACTGACAAATCGAGTTGGGCAAACTGCTGGACGATTTGTGGAGGAGAAGAATTTGACACAACCATTAACAAGTTCATGATACATCCTGTATTGCATTAAGTCAATCAAACGCTCTCCACCTATGACTTCCTTATTGCGAGGAATCCAGACAATCCAAATTGTCGCTAGGAATCGAATGTTAAATTGAATGCCACTGCAATTAGTATTTACATTTCTACTCCATGTTTTAAACCAAGTCTTTGCGTCTCCCTGGTAAAAAGAAACTGGAATGGTTCCACCCAAAACTCGAAGCCATAAATGTGTAGCCAGTAAGCAATCACGTAAAAGGTGGAGAGAACTTTCCTCCTCTAGCTTGCAACGACCACAGATTGGATCTAAATTCATTCCGTGATGAGCCAATAGATAGTTAGAACAGATTATGTCATGACAAATTTAGCAgcccaaattttttattttttccgGACAAGGCAATTTCCATAGCCAGTTCCAATCGCTAGATATGATATTATTTTCAATTCGAGACAACCAATTAAAGCCAGATTTCACAGTACAGATCCTTTCAGTTGAACCGCCTCAAGTCACCTGATCTCAGACCAATGTTTGGGATTCGAATGATTGGAAAATTGTTATACACTGCTTCAGGAATTTCGATAGTAATATCATTCAGAGCAATACGCCCTTGAGACGTTAGGACATCTGATATCATAAGTTCTATGTCTGCATCGTCAACTTCATCAATAAAATCAATCAGGGGACCCTCTCCGATCCAGTTATCAAACCAAAGAGAGACAGAATTATCAGACAATACTCTATACACGAAACCCAATTTAATTTTGTCGAGGACCTTTAGAATACTAGTCCACATTAAAGAACCACCAAAATTATAATTGTAGTGAAATAAATCTCCCATCCCCATATAGTTGGTTCGAAGAATCTTTACCCACGATTTGTCAATATTGTACATGATGCTCCAAATAAGTTTGCCTAGCAATATTCATCGTCCGGGTTTTTCGAATACCAAGTCCTCCAACTGAGCGTGGCGTAGAAACCACATCCCAATGGATTAAATGAACCCCACGCTTGTCTCCATCTGAACTCCACAAGAATTTCTTTGAGATCTGGTCAATATTAGAGCAGACACTTTCAGGTATTCAAAGAGATTGCATATAGTACGTTAGAATTGAATTCATAACAGATTTTACCAAGGTGGCTCGACCTGCAAGGTTCAGTAACTTCGATTTCCAGGTTGATAACTTGCTTTGAAACTGATCACGAATGCGATTGTATTGAATTTGCTGCCATCGACCTCCATCAATATACATGCCCAAGTATCTGCCGAAATTATCCGAAAATTGCAGACCAAGTATGTTTTCGATTGAGCGACGAATATTACGAGGAACAAATTCGTTTGAGATAATGCGAGATTTGATCTGGTTAATCTTCATTTCTGATGCATCACAAAATTCAGACAATACGTTTTGAACAGTCAATACTTGCTGTGAAGTAGCTTTTGAGCAAAGGATTACATCATCAGCAAAGAAAAGATGAGAAACTGTAGGACCTCCTCAAGAGCATTCAACTGGGTTCCAATGACCAGAGGAGACACATTCATCAATCATAACTGCCAATTTTTCCATCAATTTTAAGTTCGTTAAACTGGTTGGATCAATTTTAAGTTGTTCAAGATTCGTCACGTTTTTCTATAGTAACTAGATTCTGAACTGAAATCAGAATGCAAAACTTTTTTTTATGCTAATCAGAGAACTTTATTAAAACTGATTGTCCAAATGGACTAAGTCAAATACAGCAGAAGGTAATGTAACATCAGTAAAACGTTTTGATGCTAACAGAAAATTCAAATGAGCAATACTATCTGCTACTGTATTAGCTGTTCTCCTAACAAAGTGAAATGAACAAGATTGAAAAGATGCAGCTTCCTTCTTGATAATGTCTACCAGCACTCCACAACTCTTCAAACACCTCCTTATTTTTGCAATTCCCTAATCAAGCTCAAACAGTCACCTTCAAGTTGAAATTTTTGCAACCCCAATCGTTGAGCCAAAATCCAGTGCTTTCATTGTTGCACAAGCCTCGGCATGAAAAGCATCTTCTACCAGTCCAAATTTTCCCCATTCTGCCTCTAGTACACAACCATTCTTATTACGAGCCACGACACTGAAACAGTTTGAATCAGCTCCGTAAATGAATGATGTGTCAAAGTTCAACTTTAGTTAACCCAAATCTGGTGGCTTCCATTTCTCTTCTGCAGATTGTACATTAGGAGGCCCCTAAAAAGATAACTGGTCTAGCCATAATAAATTTTCTCTCCACTTCTTAATACCAACCACACTAACTGATGGCCTTTCGCACACAAAATCAAACACCACCTTATTTCTATTCGACCATATCCAGTATGCTGATAAAATGAACATGGCAAGGATCTCCTCATTCAGACTAGCAAATACATTATTCAGCAAACTAAAGACATTGCCAGATGAGTCTTCATAAATATGGTTCAAATTCAATAGAGACCAGACTTGACGAGACCAAAAACAGTCATAGAAAGCATGCAAAATCGATTCATCCCAATTGCCACACACCAAACAGATAGTGGGAATAAAAGTCATACCTCGACAAAATAAGTTATCTGTCATTGCAAGGATTCCTTTACAGAACTTCCAACAGAATGGCTTAACATTTGGAGGAGCTTTACTGACCATAACTTATTCCAGTACACAAACAAACTTATCACCGGCTCCAAATTCTTCTTAGTCAACACTCATCAATAAATCGCGAGCCACATGATATCCCAATTAGACAATATACTTCCCTTCCTGATTCCCCAGCCAAATAAATTGATCCTTGGCATGCTTACTGATCAAGGGAGTCGCCATAATTGCGTCTGCCTGTTCATTTGAAAAGAGAGCCATGATACGTTCCTGGTTCCAAGAGAAATCAAGTTGATTAATCAAGGATGATACAAGGAGATGTTTATCAAAAGAAGCAGAAATAGGCATGACTCTACTACTTTCAACATTAGAAACCCATTTATCATTATAAACTTTTATCTCAACTCCATCTCCTACACGCCAATGCCCTCCTTTCAATAGCACTTCTCTTACCTCGATCAAAGCTCTCCATATGGCCAAGAGATTAGAGCCTAATACTGCCTTCTTGAATGAAGTAATACGAAAATACTTTGTTTTAAAGATTCTGGCCACCAATGACTTTGGATTGTCCACTAACCTCCAAGCTTGCAAGCAAAGCTAGGTTATGAGCTTTCTTCGTTCCACAAAGACCGACCCCTCCAGGCCACCCAATGGATCATTCTAGCTCCATTGTCAGTACCCCACAGAAATTTCGCATAGTACATTTCTAGTTCCTCGTAAAACCCGGCTAGTAAACGAAACAGGCTCATGACATACGTAGGAATCGATCGAAGCACCGATTTTATCAAAACCTCCTTCCCACCTGCTGAAAGCATCTTCCCTTTCCATCCTTCCATCTTGATTTTAGTTCTATCTCTCAAGTACTCGAAGGAAGCACGTTTACTTCTTCCTATTAAAATAAGCATTCCCAAGTAGTTCAACTCTGACAAACACTTTGAAATCCTGAAAGACTGTTGTAGGCTCTCTCGTAACTCAGGCACGTTTCTACTGAAAAAATGCTTGATTTGTTGAAATTCACCTCTTGGCTAGCTGCAAGTTTATAGGTCTCCAAAATATCAAGAAATTCCTGACAATCAGATTGTGTAGCACGCAAAAAAGCAAGACTGTCGTCGCGAAAAGCAAATGAGACACCCTAATCCGTGTACGCGATACACTAGCTCCTTGTAACAAATTCATGGTTGCTTTGTCTTCTATCAAGCTGGTTAACCCTTCTGTGCACACTACATATAAAATAGACGAGAGAGGATAGCCTTGCCGCAAACCTCGAGAGGGATAAAAGACCCCTTGTTCAACACCATTAACCAAGATAGAATACAAGACAGAAGATATACATCTCATAAGCAAATTTAGGAAAGCCATTAGAAAACCAAGCCAAGTCAAACATTGCTTTATAAATGCCCACTCCAATCTGTCTTAAGCTTTCCTGATGTCTAACTTAAATGCCATGAAACAATTTCTTCCCCCTCTCTTCAAATTCATCGAATGCACTAACTAAAATGCCACAGCTATATTATCTAGCATAGATCTCCCAGCTATGAACCCACTTTGATTCTGAGAAATTATAGAAGGCAGCCACATCTTGAGCCGATTAACTAGACACTTCGCCACCATTTTATAAATAACATTACAAAGCCCAATTGGATGAAAATCAGCAGGTGTATTAGGATATTTTACCTTGGGAATCAAGACAAGATGAGTATGGTTGAATTCTGTCATCTCGGCACCACCATTTAGTATACTCTGTACCGTTGTCGTGACTTCAGGACCCACTGATTCCCAATGTGTCTGGAAAAAAAGTTGAACCAAATCTGTCAGTCCCTGGTGCTTTTGAGTTATGAATCTGCTTCGAAGCCTGTACAAAAAGTTTCAACCGAACGCAATTATAGGTGAGAGCATCAAAAAGCAACGCCAAGCAATTGCTTGGCGTGGAAACGAACGAAGCCTTAGGTTCTGTTTGTTTGAATTtaatggtcttaatacaccttttaattTTAATGATTCAGATTTTGGCTCATTAAAAGTGTTTGTTTTTTACTTAAAAAATTTCTTTATTATCTCTGAAAGGATCTTATCTATTAAGTGACATTTTTCTAACTTAATAGAATTCAGATATTAATTAatcattataattaattaattaaaataattttttattttcttcttaCTGTTGTTTCACACAATCATTAATTAGTTAACATATCTTTTTATTTTCTTCCTGCTGTACTAACAACACACGACCCTTTTTTTTGTTTTTCACTACATCTTTTCTTCGTAATCTAGGTTGATTCAAGATCCAAGACTCTACAACATCAGAGACTTGCTTTCAATCTCTCGATAATTTTCATTCTCGGTAAGATTTTAAAATTcttatttgtatattaattattagttttttttttcttgAACGTGTAACTATTGTATGATGATTGGTTTGCGAATCGAAAAGCAAAGATGAGTATTGAATCAAAAGTGAAAGTCAGGTCAAAAGTAAAATCCATGTTTTATTCGTATATGAAATATTGTTGTCAATTATCAAATACTGGAATATATAAATTTGATATTTAATTTTGGATATGAAAGGAGATTTAGGATTTTTTAATCCAAAATCGTCTTTTGAATAATTCTTCGATGAGATTATTCGTATTTTATATTGTTGGTATttggtatatatatacacacatatttcaAAGATGGAACAATCTACTGAAACTCAAAGGGTAAGCTGGAAGAAAATGGAGGTAATAAAAACCTTCTTAGAAATATGTATTGAAGAAGTAGCTTTGATTGGAAGACTTGGAAGTAGTTTGAAATCAAATTCATGGAATAAATTCAAAAAAGTTCTTGAAACTACTCATACTTTTGTGGTCAATCAAAAACAAATGAAAAATCATTATGATTACCTGAAGGAGAAATATACACTATGGTTGCCTTTAACTAAAAAAACAGGAAACATTTATGATCTTGTAACTCACGCCATTAATATGACAAGTGCTGAATGGGATGACTACATACAGGTTGGTTATACGTTAAATTTTTTAATTTACTtcgtaatattaattattatagttCTATATTAATATCTTTTATGTTTTGCTTTATTGATATAGGGTCATCCGAAAGAAAAAATACTCAAAAGTTCACCTTTGCCTTTTTCGGATCTTTGTAAGGCACTTTTTGAGGGCACTACTGCATCTGGATTATTTGGTTGGAGTCCTAGTAGTAATATTCCTAGACCAGGTGCCTCATCTTCATCTCCTCTCATAGATATAGATGCTACGGAAGAAGAAAATAATCAAACTAGCCAAAATGATGAAGATGTTAACAATTCTCCATCACAACCTACCATGCCTGAAGGATCAAAATTGGGAAAAAAAGAAAATTGTCATCTCAATCAGAAATAGATGACAAGATGTGCACAACATTGGAGTTAATAATTAAAAAAACATTGTTCCTGATGT is a genomic window of Rutidosis leptorrhynchoides isolate AG116_Rl617_1_P2 unplaced genomic scaffold, CSIRO_AGI_Rlap_v1 contig65, whole genome shotgun sequence containing:
- the LOC139884970 gene encoding tRNA (guanine-N(7)-)-methyltransferase, producing MLQNEKISTHSKSTGLPRKRFYRARAHSNPLSDAHFPVPISPSHFELSSYYPQIFLSPGHADGKKKIQFADIGCGFGGLLIGLSTIFPETLMIGMEIRDKVTEYVKERIIALRATNNNGDYQNISVVRTNSMKYIPNYFEKGQLTKMFFLFPDPRFKEKNHRRRVISPHLLDEYAYVLGVGGIIYTITDVEELGEWMKNCLEDHPMFEALTKEELQVDPAVKLLTSATEEGQKVARNGGQTFQAVYRRIALSL